A genomic region of uncultured Paludibaculum sp. contains the following coding sequences:
- a CDS encoding EsaB/YukD family protein yields the protein MILFGQILMNSMANPVLLRYPNPRSNVFLMMRFRPTEHHSQIGQTIATVLAEYSLNLVRADECDYLPQLWDNVEACMNACGFGIAVFEQIDERDINPNVSLELGYMRGQGKKCLLLKERRLPALQTDLSGYLYSEFDAFHIQETIEHQVRRWLANIGIAKRPDERLLIFVSAGGTCRCAMAKAIAQHLLESNPPEYRLRVLSAAGYEPSLPGASPGARQAIRTLFGKDLLSDHRAVRLSPKLVAEADLILLMDHSLHGVLQKALSAQQASADWSKIHVLKPYFGLEGDVADPWVYRDSDDEATQYTQTAKELQSILESNLAEIVQTLKPAPMTRGRRGDGPDGEKGAAVDSEIGVSSPQTETITVTIEITCEGSRYTCELPLDIRVERLLPRLHEKLGLPTTLSDGRPLVGHLFSKTQDRRLDGTTTLRESGVRDREVLQIRYEMTAG from the coding sequence ATGATCTTGTTTGGTCAGATTCTCATGAACAGCATGGCGAACCCTGTACTGCTGAGGTACCCCAACCCTAGATCGAATGTGTTCCTGATGATGCGGTTCAGACCCACGGAGCACCACAGCCAAATAGGGCAGACAATCGCGACCGTTCTGGCTGAGTACTCGCTGAACCTTGTTCGGGCTGACGAGTGCGATTATCTACCTCAGCTGTGGGACAACGTCGAAGCCTGTATGAATGCTTGTGGTTTCGGCATCGCTGTGTTCGAGCAAATCGACGAACGGGACATCAACCCTAATGTCAGCCTGGAACTCGGCTACATGCGCGGCCAGGGGAAAAAGTGCCTCCTGCTCAAGGAGAGGCGTCTTCCTGCGCTCCAGACAGATTTGTCGGGCTATCTGTACTCCGAATTCGACGCCTTTCACATCCAGGAGACCATCGAGCATCAGGTTCGGAGGTGGTTGGCTAATATTGGAATTGCGAAGCGGCCCGACGAACGCCTTCTGATTTTTGTCAGCGCTGGGGGCACTTGCCGATGCGCAATGGCAAAGGCGATAGCACAGCATTTATTGGAGAGCAACCCTCCAGAGTATCGGCTCCGTGTCCTATCGGCCGCCGGATATGAGCCGAGCCTACCCGGAGCATCCCCGGGCGCGCGGCAGGCCATCCGGACTTTGTTCGGCAAGGATCTCCTTTCCGATCACCGCGCCGTTCGGCTCAGTCCGAAGCTTGTGGCAGAGGCTGACTTGATCCTGTTAATGGACCACAGCCTCCATGGCGTTTTGCAGAAGGCGCTTTCTGCTCAACAAGCCAGTGCAGATTGGAGCAAGATCCATGTCCTGAAGCCCTACTTCGGACTCGAAGGCGACGTTGCAGACCCTTGGGTCTATCGCGACAGCGACGATGAGGCGACTCAGTATACCCAGACCGCCAAGGAGCTCCAATCAATTCTTGAATCAAATTTGGCAGAGATAGTTCAGACCCTCAAGCCAGCTCCAATGACACGTGGGAGGCGGGGCGACGGGCCGGATGGCGAGAAGGGAGCCGCAGTTGACTCAGAGATCGGTGTTTCATCGCCTCAAACCGAAACGATCACAGTTACGATCGAAATCACCTGCGAAGGCTCCCGGTACACCTGTGAACTTCCACTTGATATTCGAGTCGAACGGCTCTTACCCAGGCTGCATGAGAAGCTCGGTTTGCCGACTACCCTGTCGGATGGACGCCCGCTCGTTGGGCACCTTTTCAGCAAGACACAAGACAGAAGGTTAGATGGCACAACCACCCTTCGGGAGTCCGGCGTTCGAGACCGAGAGGTTCTTCAAATTCGCTACGAAATGACGGCTGGCTAG